A genomic region of Falco rusticolus isolate bFalRus1 chromosome 20, bFalRus1.pri, whole genome shotgun sequence contains the following coding sequences:
- the DMTN gene encoding dematin isoform X3, giving the protein MERLQKQPLTSPGSVCSSRGSSVPGSPSSIVAKMDNEVLGYKDLAAIPKDKAILDIERPDLMIYEPHFTYSLMEHVELPRSRERSLSPKSISPPPSPEVIREWLESRTPGSAPQPTSRQGSSSARSSVQHFHRPETDTTELNIYKKPPIYRQKEHHSSAHHGKHLIEDLIIESSKFPAAQPPDPNQPAKIETDYWPCPPSLAVVETEWRKRMASKRGEEEEEDLTEEMKNLRELQRQELSKVTSNLGKLILKEEMEKSLPIRRKTRSLPDRTPFHTSLHMGSYKSSSLPASGRSTLTRLQSAEFSSAGSEKGSPGLQVSARLAASAETQ; this is encoded by the exons ATGGAAAGACTGCAGAAG caaCCACTGACCTCCCCTGGGAGCGTCTGTTCCTCCCGCGGTTCCAGCGTCCCCGGATCGCCGTCCAGCATTGTG gcCAAAATGGACAATGAGGTTCTGGGCTACAAGGACCTGGCCGCCATCCCCAAGGACAAAGCGATCCTGGACATCGAGCGCCCTGACTTGATGATCTACGAGCCCCATTTCACCTACTCGCTCATGGAGCATGTGGAGCTACCCCGGAGCCGAGAG CGTTCCCTGTCTCCCAAATCCAtctctcctcctccatctccgGAG GTCATCCGGGAGTGGCTGGAGAGCCGGACCCCCGGCAGCGCCCCGCAGCCCACCTCTCGCCAGGGCAGCAGCTCGGCTCGCAGCAGCGTGCAGCACTTCCACCGACCCG agACCGACACGACGGAGCTCAACATATACAAGAAGCCTCCAATCTACAGGCAGAAAG AGCACCATTCCAGCGCCCACCACGGGAAGCATCTCATAGAGGACTTGATTATCGAATCCTCCAAGTTCCCAGCGGCGCAGCCCCCAGACCCCAACCAGCCCGCCAAGATCGAGACCGACTACTGGCCGTGCCCCCCCTCTCTGGCCGTCGTGG AGACGGAGTGGAGGAAGCGGATGGCCTCtaagagaggggaggaagaggaggaggaccTGACGGAGGAGATGAAGAACCTGCGGGAGCTccagaggcaggagctgagcaag GTCACCTCCAACCTTGGGAAGCTGATCCTaaaggaggagatggagaaatCTCTCCCCATCCGGAGAAAAACACGCTCGCTGCCAGACCGGACACCCTTCCACACAT CCCTGCACATGGGGAGCTACAAGAGCTCCTCGCTGCCCGCCTCTGGCAGGAGCACCCTCACCCGG CTGCAGTCGGCAGAGTTCAGCTCGGCAGGCAGTGAGAAGGGCAGTCCGG GCCTCCAGGTAAGCGCTCGTCTGGCTGCCAGCGCGGAGACCCAGTGA
- the DMTN gene encoding dematin isoform X1 translates to MERLQKQPLTSPGSVCSSRGSSVPGSPSSIVAKMDNEVLGYKDLAAIPKDKAILDIERPDLMIYEPHFTYSLMEHVELPRSRERSLSPKSISPPPSPEVIREWLESRTPGSAPQPTSRQGSSSARSSVQHFHRPETDTTELNIYKKPPIYRQKGKGGVCPTGQGTPECSLTPRYPTEHHSSAHHGKHLIEDLIIESSKFPAAQPPDPNQPAKIETDYWPCPPSLAVVETEWRKRMASKRGEEEEEDLTEEMKNLRELQRQELSKVTSNLGKLILKEEMEKSLPIRRKTRSLPDRTPFHTSLHMGSYKSSSLPASGRSTLTRLQSAEFSSAGSEKGSPGLQNGQRGRMDRGNSLPSMLEQKIYPYEMLMVTNRGRVKLPPGVDRTRLERHLSPEDFLRVFEMPPEEFSKLALWKRNELKKKAFLF, encoded by the exons ATGGAAAGACTGCAGAAG caaCCACTGACCTCCCCTGGGAGCGTCTGTTCCTCCCGCGGTTCCAGCGTCCCCGGATCGCCGTCCAGCATTGTG gcCAAAATGGACAATGAGGTTCTGGGCTACAAGGACCTGGCCGCCATCCCCAAGGACAAAGCGATCCTGGACATCGAGCGCCCTGACTTGATGATCTACGAGCCCCATTTCACCTACTCGCTCATGGAGCATGTGGAGCTACCCCGGAGCCGAGAG CGTTCCCTGTCTCCCAAATCCAtctctcctcctccatctccgGAG GTCATCCGGGAGTGGCTGGAGAGCCGGACCCCCGGCAGCGCCCCGCAGCCCACCTCTCGCCAGGGCAGCAGCTCGGCTCGCAGCAGCGTGCAGCACTTCCACCGACCCG agACCGACACGACGGAGCTCAACATATACAAGAAGCCTCCAATCTACAGGCAGAAAGGTAAGGGGGGTGTCTGTCCCACGGGACAGGGCACCCCAGAATGCTCTCTCACCCCCCGGTATCCCACAGAGCACCATTCCAGCGCCCACCACGGGAAGCATCTCATAGAGGACTTGATTATCGAATCCTCCAAGTTCCCAGCGGCGCAGCCCCCAGACCCCAACCAGCCCGCCAAGATCGAGACCGACTACTGGCCGTGCCCCCCCTCTCTGGCCGTCGTGG AGACGGAGTGGAGGAAGCGGATGGCCTCtaagagaggggaggaagaggaggaggaccTGACGGAGGAGATGAAGAACCTGCGGGAGCTccagaggcaggagctgagcaag GTCACCTCCAACCTTGGGAAGCTGATCCTaaaggaggagatggagaaatCTCTCCCCATCCGGAGAAAAACACGCTCGCTGCCAGACCGGACACCCTTCCACACAT CCCTGCACATGGGGAGCTACAAGAGCTCCTCGCTGCCCGCCTCTGGCAGGAGCACCCTCACCCGG CTGCAGTCGGCAGAGTTCAGCTCGGCAGGCAGTGAGAAGGGCAGTCCGG GCCTCCAG aatGGCCAGCGTGGGCGCATGGACAGAGGCAATTCCCTGCCCAGCATGCTGGAGCAAAAG ATCTACCCCTACGAAATGCTGATGGTGACGAACCGAGGCCGTGTGAAGCTGCCGCCCGGCGTGGACAGGACCAGGCTGGAG cGGCACCTCTCCCCTGAGGATTTCCTGCGGGTCTTTGAGATGCCCCCCGAGGAGTTCAGCAAGCTGGCCCTCTGGAAGCGCAACGAGCTGAAGAAGAAAGCCTTCCTCTTCTGA
- the DMTN gene encoding dematin isoform X2, whose translation MERLQKQPLTSPGSVCSSRGSSVPGSPSSIVAKMDNEVLGYKDLAAIPKDKAILDIERPDLMIYEPHFTYSLMEHVELPRSRERSLSPKSISPPPSPEVIREWLESRTPGSAPQPTSRQGSSSARSSVQHFHRPETDTTELNIYKKPPIYRQKEHHSSAHHGKHLIEDLIIESSKFPAAQPPDPNQPAKIETDYWPCPPSLAVVETEWRKRMASKRGEEEEEDLTEEMKNLRELQRQELSKVTSNLGKLILKEEMEKSLPIRRKTRSLPDRTPFHTSLHMGSYKSSSLPASGRSTLTRLQSAEFSSAGSEKGSPGLQNGQRGRMDRGNSLPSMLEQKIYPYEMLMVTNRGRVKLPPGVDRTRLERHLSPEDFLRVFEMPPEEFSKLALWKRNELKKKAFLF comes from the exons ATGGAAAGACTGCAGAAG caaCCACTGACCTCCCCTGGGAGCGTCTGTTCCTCCCGCGGTTCCAGCGTCCCCGGATCGCCGTCCAGCATTGTG gcCAAAATGGACAATGAGGTTCTGGGCTACAAGGACCTGGCCGCCATCCCCAAGGACAAAGCGATCCTGGACATCGAGCGCCCTGACTTGATGATCTACGAGCCCCATTTCACCTACTCGCTCATGGAGCATGTGGAGCTACCCCGGAGCCGAGAG CGTTCCCTGTCTCCCAAATCCAtctctcctcctccatctccgGAG GTCATCCGGGAGTGGCTGGAGAGCCGGACCCCCGGCAGCGCCCCGCAGCCCACCTCTCGCCAGGGCAGCAGCTCGGCTCGCAGCAGCGTGCAGCACTTCCACCGACCCG agACCGACACGACGGAGCTCAACATATACAAGAAGCCTCCAATCTACAGGCAGAAAG AGCACCATTCCAGCGCCCACCACGGGAAGCATCTCATAGAGGACTTGATTATCGAATCCTCCAAGTTCCCAGCGGCGCAGCCCCCAGACCCCAACCAGCCCGCCAAGATCGAGACCGACTACTGGCCGTGCCCCCCCTCTCTGGCCGTCGTGG AGACGGAGTGGAGGAAGCGGATGGCCTCtaagagaggggaggaagaggaggaggaccTGACGGAGGAGATGAAGAACCTGCGGGAGCTccagaggcaggagctgagcaag GTCACCTCCAACCTTGGGAAGCTGATCCTaaaggaggagatggagaaatCTCTCCCCATCCGGAGAAAAACACGCTCGCTGCCAGACCGGACACCCTTCCACACAT CCCTGCACATGGGGAGCTACAAGAGCTCCTCGCTGCCCGCCTCTGGCAGGAGCACCCTCACCCGG CTGCAGTCGGCAGAGTTCAGCTCGGCAGGCAGTGAGAAGGGCAGTCCGG GCCTCCAG aatGGCCAGCGTGGGCGCATGGACAGAGGCAATTCCCTGCCCAGCATGCTGGAGCAAAAG ATCTACCCCTACGAAATGCTGATGGTGACGAACCGAGGCCGTGTGAAGCTGCCGCCCGGCGTGGACAGGACCAGGCTGGAG cGGCACCTCTCCCCTGAGGATTTCCTGCGGGTCTTTGAGATGCCCCCCGAGGAGTTCAGCAAGCTGGCCCTCTGGAAGCGCAACGAGCTGAAGAAGAAAGCCTTCCTCTTCTGA